The Paenibacillus sp. RC334 nucleotide sequence GTTTATTAGCTCGGCGAAAAGAAAGAAAAAGGCCGACGAAGAGGCTTAATGTACAAAGTATAGCGAAATCCCTCCTGAACTTAAGGGGGGATTTCTTTTATACCCGAGGCACAGGGCTTCAGTCAGGCAAGAAAGAGCAAGAGGAGGAGAAGGCCCTGAAATATTTTAATGATTTGACCTCTGAGGAAGTAGAAGCGATCTTTTGTACGCCGCCGTCAGAATTTAATAACCGATCCCCCAAAAGTATATTGGCTTACGCGATAGGGGCGGCTTTGTACATGCCTGCGACCCGTTCGGAAGTAGCGGAAGAGATCAAGAATGGAAAACATGAAGGATTGACGACGGTCATGCTGGATTTGGAGGATGCCATTGGGGATCAGCAGGTCGGGCAGGCGGAACAGTCGCTGGCACAGCAGTTACTTCAACTATTTTCGTATGTACGGACAGGCGTGATGAGTGAACAGAGTTTACCGCTGCTGTTTGTACGTGTGCGATCTGTGGAACAGCTCGAACGGCTACTGAACGGGTTGGGAGAATCTCTGTCGCTACTGACGGGCTTTGTTTTGCCCAAGTTTTCTTCTGACAATGGACGAGCATATTTTGAACTCATTGCCGGATATAACCGGGGTAAGGCTGAACAGAGCATCCCCGTGTTGTACGGATTACCGATCCTCGAAAGCTCCAACATCATTTACCGGGAAACCCGCTGGAATGAGCTGCTGTCGATCAAAGATATTTTGGACGAGTATCAGGAATATGTGCTGAATGTACGAATTGGGGCAACTGATTTTTCCAGCCTGTTTGGCTTGAGACGTAGCCCGGATATTACAATCTATGAAATTGCCGTCATTCGGGATTGCATCGCTGATATTATTAACTTGTTTGGACGCGTAGATTCGGATTATGTCATTTCCGGTCCTGTGTGGGAATATTTCTCTCATCGGGAACGTGTATTTAAGCCTCAATTAAGAGTGTCGCCCTTTGAGGATGCATTTGGTAAGCAGGGACGCAATCTGCGGATGGACTTCATTTCAGATGCGGTGGACGGACTAATACGAGAGGTCATGATGGACAAGGAAAATGGCATCATCGGCAAAACGATCATCCATCCTTCCCATATTAAGCCGGTACAGGCCATGTACGCAGTGACACATGAAGAGTACATGGATGCCCTCGCGATTGTGGAGCGTAATGACGGTAGTCTGGGTGTATTCAAAAGCACCTATGCCAACAAAATGAATGAAATTAAGCCGCATTTAAATTGGGCTCATCGTATTATAAACAGATCAAAAGTATACGGGGTGTTACATGAACAACAACATTTTGTCAGTCTCTTACCCAACCACGAAAACACATCTGCTGCCTATCCTGGAGCAGTTCAGCGTTAAAATTATGGAAACACATAATCCATTCCGCCTTCCTGTAGACAAGCTGTTTGCGATGGCGGCGCGGGTGAACAAGAAGCGTTCGTTTTTGTTTGTCAGCAAGGTGCTGGGCAAGCATATTCCGGTGAGCCCTTACACCTCTCTGCTGAGTGGTGCGGCGCTGGCTATACTGCTGTACAAGGAGCTTGTCCCACAGGCGGGACAACAGATGGATGAGCTGATTGGAGAGGCTGTGAAGGGACTTCTGGATTCGGACTATGCCCAAGAAGCCTATCGTAAGCTGATGGACGAACGTTTGGCTTTTGCGGAGCCGATCAAGTTTGTTGGCTTTGCCGAGACGGCTACGGCGCTGGGACACGCCATGTATCAGGTGTTTGCGGACGGTGCTTCGTATATTCATACGACGCGCGAGGATATTCCGGGTCTTCAGCCGATCATTCGATTTGAAGAAGAACATTCGCATGCTGTTGATCATCGCTGCTATGCGCTGGATGAGCATGCATTTGCGGGAGACGGCCCCATTGTGCTGGTAGATGATGAAATTACGACGGGCAAAACGACCCTTAATATTATTCGGGATATTCAGGCACATTTTCCAAGAAAGCAATATGTGATTGCTTCGTTATTGGATTGGCGGACAGACAGCGATGAGCAGGCTTTCACCGATCTGGAGGCAGAGCTGGGCATTACGATTACGCCTTTAAGCTTGCTCAAAGGAAAGATTGAGGTACAGGGAGTGCCGATGCTGGATCACGCAGAATACGCTGGGCGAGCCGGGCATGCAGAACATGCTGCTACTAGCATAGCAGAGGATACGACAGACGCTTCTGGAATAATTGACCACTGTTTTGCAGAGGATGCGTCTGGTTTTGAACGGGTAGTACACAGCTCGATTTCAACGGACGGATATGCCAATCAGGCTCCTTATTTGAAATATACAGGTCGTTTCGGCCTGCAATCCGTCGATAATGTTGCGTTGGATGCGGAAATTACGTGTACTGCGGAACGATTGAAGAAGCTTCGCTCAGGGCAGCGCACGCTGGTGATGGGTACGGGGGAATTTATGTACATTCCGATGCGGATTGCTGCGGAGCTAGGCCCGAATGTGCATTATCAGTCGACAACGCGCAGCCCGGTTTACCCCCATCGTGAGGAAGGGTATGGCGTAGTTTGTGGTGTACCTTATCCCTCACCTGATGATGGGACGGTGCGCAATTTTATTTATAATGTAGATCCTGGTCAGTATGACGAGATCTTTGTATTGATCGAAAGGGAGTCGGACGCGCAGCGAATGCAGCCCATGCTGGATGCTTTGACCCGTCTTGGCTGCGACCAAGTGCATGTCGTTTATTTTAACCGATTAACTGGGCCGGAGAGTAAAGGAGAGCGGATATGAAGCAGACACTCATTAAGCAAATACAACAGAAGAACATTCATCCGCCCGAACCGTTGGGGAGCTATCCTGCATCGGATGTGACATTTTTATTGAAGGATTTGAGCCGTGTTACGTTGGAAAAAGGGACCGAGGATCGTGAAGAGGCGATTCAGTCGGGAGTCCATTATTCAGAAATGCTTCCGGTGGAATATGAGCCTACAGCGGAGTATATTGCACTGTTTCACGAAACGCTTGACCAATCGGCCGAAAAAGTCGCGTTAGCCGCAGCTTCTGTGGCTGAAATGATTGTGAGAAAAAGGGGCCTGAACACGGCGATTGTTTCGCTTGCCAGAGCAGGAACTCCCATCGGTATCTTGATCAAGCGGTATATTGACTGGAAGTATGGCGTTTCCCTGCCGCATTACAGCATTTCCATTATTCGCGGCAAAGGCATTGACCGGAATGCTATTTTGTATATTTTACAGCAGCATGGGCTGGATATTGAGCTCCAGTTTGTCGATGGCTGGACGGGAAAAGGTGCGATTCGGCAGGTGCTGATTGAGGCTTGCCGTGAGATGAACGCAGATTACGGATTGCGCCTGAATGATGATCTGGCGGTGCTGGCCGATCCGGGTAGCTGCTCGGATACCTTCGGTACACGGGAAGATTATTTGATCCCGAGCGCTTGTCTGAATTCGACCGTATCGGGTTTGATGAGCCGGACGGTATTGCGCGACGATCTGATAGGACCGGACGATTTCCATGGGGCCAAATTTTATGAATCCTGGCGGTCGGTCGACCAGTCCAATACGTTTGTGGATACGGTTTCCGGTTACTTTCAAGACGTGGCTGAAACTGCCGTTGCGTATGCTGAACAGATGACATTGAATCCACCTGTGGTGACGTGGCAGGGCTTACGGGATATCGAGGCGATTCAAGAGGCTTTTGGTATTCGGGATATCAATCTGGTCAAGCCCGGTGTGGGGGAGACGACCCGTGTGCTGCTGCGCAGGGTGCCATGGAAAATCCTGATTGACCGTGAAGATAATCCGAATCTTCGGCATATTATACTGCTGGCAAAGGACCGGGGAGTGCCTGTCGAGGTGTTTGAAGGTCTGACCTATTCCTGCTGCGGGATCATCAAGCCGCTCAAGGGAGGACAAGAATGATCTACGCAAGCGATCTGGATCAGACGCTAATTTACTCCAAACGCTCGCTTGGCGTGCCGTTGGAGTCGCCTGGGCTGCTGCCTGCGGAACACATTGAAGGGGAAACAGCGGCGTTTATTTCAGCACAGGCCCTCCAACTGCTGAAGACGCTGCCGCCAGACGTGATGTTTATACCTGTGACGACTCGCACGATGGCACAGTATGGACGGATCATGGTGTTTCAAACGGAGCTGGTTCCGGCGTATGCCGTGACCAGTAATGGCGGTAACATCATCGTCGGAGGCGAGGTGGATCGGGAGTGGAATCGTCGCATTCACGAGCAGGTACGTCGAGATGGTGCTAATGCGGAAGAAGCACGTCATGTATTCGGACAGGTGCTGCATGAGGATTGGGTTAGGAGTGAGCGTTTCTGCGACGAGTTATTTTACGCATTCGTTATAGAACGAGATCGGATGCCGCTGGAACAGGTGCTGGAGAAGGCGCGAACCATGCGTGAAATGGGCTGGGAGGTATCCATTCAAGGGCGTAAGGTGTATCTGGTGCCTGCGGCCGTGAATAAACAGGCAGCCGTGGAGCATATCCGTAACCTCACGGATGGGGGGCCTATCATTGCGTCCGGCGATTCTTTGCTGGACCGTTGTCTGCTGGACTATGCCGACTATGCAATTGCTCCACGTCATGGCGAACTGTACCGGGAACAGCTGCGGGATGAGCTGGAGGTCAATTACCGTTTTACGGATGTGTCGGGTGTATATGCTGCGGACGAGATTATGGCCTATGTCCATGAAATACAGTTCATTTCAAGACAGAAAGGGGGCAAGGCTCTGTGAAGAAGCTCAAGGTGTATTTTAACCGCTGGTTTTCGGTGGCGTATCATTATATGAATGCGATTCGTAACAATGAGGACGGTATTCCGTTCGAAATCTATGCGACGCACTCGGACCCGCAGCATATGGCATTACAGGCCAGTGATGTGGCTGAGGTGGAGCCGCGCACAAGTGGCGTGGAGTATGCACGTTATTGTGCGGATTTTTGCCAGCGTCACGGAATTGATGTATTTATTCCACGGTGGAATATGCTCGATATTAGCAAGAATCTTCATCTGTTCGACGAAATTGGAACGAAGGTCATCGTATGCCGGGATACCGAACTGCTGGAACAGTTGATGGAAAAGGATTTATTTTACGAATCCATTCGCCAAAAGGATATTGTCACGATTCCCGATTATGCCATTGCCAGCAATGCAGAGCAGTTTAAACAGGCTTATGAGACGTTAACGGCACGCGAGCATAAGGTATGCTTCAAGCCATGTAATGCAGAGGGCGGAATGGGTTTTCGCATCATTGACAACGAGCGTAATCCACTGGAGGAGCTGTTCGGACA carries:
- a CDS encoding HpcH/HpaI aldolase/citrate lyase family protein — encoded protein: MTSEEVEAIFCTPPSEFNNRSPKSILAYAIGAALYMPATRSEVAEEIKNGKHEGLTTVMLDLEDAIGDQQVGQAEQSLAQQLLQLFSYVRTGVMSEQSLPLLFVRVRSVEQLERLLNGLGESLSLLTGFVLPKFSSDNGRAYFELIAGYNRGKAEQSIPVLYGLPILESSNIIYRETRWNELLSIKDILDEYQEYVLNVRIGATDFSSLFGLRRSPDITIYEIAVIRDCIADIINLFGRVDSDYVISGPVWEYFSHRERVFKPQLRVSPFEDAFGKQGRNLRMDFISDAVDGLIREVMMDKENGIIGKTIIHPSHIKPVQAMYAVTHEEYMDALAIVERNDGSLGVFKSTYANKMNEIKPHLNWAHRIINRSKVYGVLHEQQHFVSLLPNHENTSAAYPGAVQR
- a CDS encoding phosphoribosyltransferase family protein — protein: MAARVNKKRSFLFVSKVLGKHIPVSPYTSLLSGAALAILLYKELVPQAGQQMDELIGEAVKGLLDSDYAQEAYRKLMDERLAFAEPIKFVGFAETATALGHAMYQVFADGASYIHTTREDIPGLQPIIRFEEEHSHAVDHRCYALDEHAFAGDGPIVLVDDEITTGKTTLNIIRDIQAHFPRKQYVIASLLDWRTDSDEQAFTDLEAELGITITPLSLLKGKIEVQGVPMLDHAEYAGRAGHAEHAATSIAEDTTDASGIIDHCFAEDASGFERVVHSSISTDGYANQAPYLKYTGRFGLQSVDNVALDAEITCTAERLKKLRSGQRTLVMGTGEFMYIPMRIAAELGPNVHYQSTTRSPVYPHREEGYGVVCGVPYPSPDDGTVRNFIYNVDPGQYDEIFVLIERESDAQRMQPMLDALTRLGCDQVHVVYFNRLTGPESKGERI
- a CDS encoding cysteine protease StiP family protein, translated to MKQTLIKQIQQKNIHPPEPLGSYPASDVTFLLKDLSRVTLEKGTEDREEAIQSGVHYSEMLPVEYEPTAEYIALFHETLDQSAEKVALAAASVAEMIVRKRGLNTAIVSLARAGTPIGILIKRYIDWKYGVSLPHYSISIIRGKGIDRNAILYILQQHGLDIELQFVDGWTGKGAIRQVLIEACREMNADYGLRLNDDLAVLADPGSCSDTFGTREDYLIPSACLNSTVSGLMSRTVLRDDLIGPDDFHGAKFYESWRSVDQSNTFVDTVSGYFQDVAETAVAYAEQMTLNPPVVTWQGLRDIEAIQEAFGIRDINLVKPGVGETTRVLLRRVPWKILIDREDNPNLRHIILLAKDRGVPVEVFEGLTYSCCGIIKPLKGGQE
- a CDS encoding HAD family hydrolase, whose amino-acid sequence is MIYASDLDQTLIYSKRSLGVPLESPGLLPAEHIEGETAAFISAQALQLLKTLPPDVMFIPVTTRTMAQYGRIMVFQTELVPAYAVTSNGGNIIVGGEVDREWNRRIHEQVRRDGANAEEARHVFGQVLHEDWVRSERFCDELFYAFVIERDRMPLEQVLEKARTMREMGWEVSIQGRKVYLVPAAVNKQAAVEHIRNLTDGGPIIASGDSLLDRCLLDYADYAIAPRHGELYREQLRDELEVNYRFTDVSGVYAADEIMAYVHEIQFISRQKGGKAL
- a CDS encoding ATP-grasp domain-containing protein, which encodes MKKLKVYFNRWFSVAYHYMNAIRNNEDGIPFEIYATHSDPQHMALQASDVAEVEPRTSGVEYARYCADFCQRHGIDVFIPRWNMLDISKNLHLFDEIGTKVIVCRDTELLEQLMEKDLFYESIRQKDIVTIPDYAIASNAEQFKQAYETLTAREHKVCFKPCNAEGGMGFRIIDNERNPLEELFGHALNHISFEEAYRVLSSTESFPNLMVMELLEGYEYSIDCLADRNGKLLAAVPRRKAGGRLRLLEHHTELLDVAHKVADAYHIPYNYNIQVKYNGERPKLLEINPRMSGGLHVSCLSGINFPYLAVKSALGNEVGPLHPQYDILASHIEQPITIRKSLH